A stretch of Polypterus senegalus isolate Bchr_013 chromosome 3, ASM1683550v1, whole genome shotgun sequence DNA encodes these proteins:
- the LOC120526502 gene encoding trace amine-associated receptor 1-like, whose protein sequence is MNQSAGLNNSQFCFRSIKNSCLRQTYSVSIHIVIYLALCAVILFTVSGNLLVIIAIAHFKQLHTPTNFLTLSLAVADLLLGGLVMPLCVIRTVEKCWYFGDLFCIFHSSIDLLLCVTSILHLFFISIDRYYAICHPFEYKSKFTLTLMKKMIFICWSLAAAYGFAIIFTQFNVKPKESILGGNNYCVGSCNNLLNEVSSTISAIISFYIPGSIMIGIYVKIYMVASKQAKSSRQTSEHRNEDSRKIETKAAKTLAIIVGVFLFCWSPTFFCIIINPAINFSIPSLLFEFVFWFSYTNSTFNPFIYAFFYKWFRKAVKLIILGKIYKSNSCSVQLYSE, encoded by the coding sequence ATGAATCAATCTGCAGGTTTAAATAACAGCCAGTTTTGTTTCAGATCAATAAAAAACTCCTGTCTCAGACAAACCTACTCTGTAAGCATacatattgttatatatttaGCATTATGCGCAGTAATTCTGTTCACAGTGTCTGGGAACCTTTTGGTTATCATTGCTATCGCTCATTTCAAGCAGCTTCATACACCAACAAACTTTCTGACGCTTTCTTTAGCAGTTGCTGACTTACTTCTTGGTGGACTGGTAATGCCTCTCTGTGTGATCAGAACTGTTGAAAAATGTTGGTATTTTGGGGATCTCTTCTGTATATTTCATAGCAGTATAGACCTCTTGCTTTGTGTAACTTCTATTTTGCATCTTTTCTTCATTTCAATTGATCGCTATTATGCAATTTGCCATCCTTTCGAATATAAATCTAAATTTACACTCACCcttatgaaaaaaatgattttcatttgcTGGTCTCTAGCAGCTGCTTACGGATTTGCAATAATTTTTACTCAATTCAATGTAAAGCCTAAAGAGAGTATACTTGGTGGAAATAATTATTGTGTAGGAAGTTGCAATAATCTTCTGAATGAAGTTTCAAGTACAATTTCTGCAATAATTTCCTTTTATATTCCTGGATCTATTATGATTGGAATCTATGTGAAGATTTACATGGTAGCATCAAAGCAGGCCAAATCTTCACGACAAACAAGTGAACACAGAAATGAAGACTCAAGGAAGATAGAAACAAAGGCAGCAAAAACACTGGCAATCATtgttggagtttttcttttttgctggtCACCAACTTTTTTCTGCATTATTATTAACCCTGCTATTAATTTTTCAATCCCTTCCTTACTCTTTGaatttgttttctggttttcctACACAAATTCAACCTTTAATCCtttcatttatgcatttttttataaatggttTAGAAAAGCAGTGAAATTAATTATATtaggtaaaatatataaaagcaatTCTTGCTCAGTGCAACTTTATTCAGAGTAA